A genomic stretch from Pochonia chlamydosporia 170 chromosome 4, whole genome shotgun sequence includes:
- a CDS encoding Beige/BEACH domain-containing protein (similar to Neosartorya fischeri NRRL 181 XP_001259768.1), whose protein sequence is MSSQPRRYRSSTAASAPTTSKSFEVLRNLLDSFSSAASSYAENGYPDINRLVKPLRDINQHVSASKSPALQDDFRHARGFDVLLDVLRAFSGFYDPQKRSEQEMMLLFRLLGAILKVLSSALRNHSGNRRFFRYRVAGGGWEALEQAIASIGLGGAEPDPWVSCHIFGKLLAFALDDEALDLLCQSIAKALRPDAETTPPDTSAKDEDQEKLPSEDGDEQWDLVLARSVENIGPSVREIVKPTSVIRYPEILRAVVSFWMAIPRSTNSPATPSSVFVLETILCAISDSIYNRAAVHSTGVLSQFLHASFGEGVCLAPPERERLLAICKLLMFLGVNQPADTQFLLSAPGSAAADFCLEMMSKYAGPPFFQFDLSLHGHSSLELSTLGRPFPPQSTAGYTFTAWIRVENFDPTAHTTLFGVFDTSQTCFVLMYLERDTHNFILQTSVYSNKPSVRFKSVSFCEKRWYHIAIVHRRPKTMTTSKASLYVNGEFTEQIRCNYPLTPPLSNDNNESFASFNSNHNKTNPVQAFLGTPLELSGKAGPGRVLSRWSLASAHLFEDVLSDDYLAVHYGLGPRYQGNYQDSLGGFQTYETSATLGLRNEITHPGKDENSDILRAVRDKASTLLPESKVMLSILPSATFPENVQYLDTGLLRSLPRISTRNLFRISSQEGAPLAINCAVPSLPDALFRAQGMASFRGTPIVAVPSYLDENLWRLAGFTPLALKLLERATTVDETVRAIEIMFHCIRKSWRNSEAMERDNGYGILGMLLRFKIGYGTQIAGEPAASRLLISNEDRDSLLFRILSLVLGFVGYNHAEPIDSFIVNPLAYRILLIDLDIWRKSAPRIQELYYKQFLTFAVNSKHHEFNSRRLTRMRIVKRLLDAMKGEAVSEDVVTHFMLAFDILVKSNLSQEVMRSLSLFITYAFHTPPASNPRTPKASASISRPTTPGALKKSFVDPLRVATPLAGTKFLTRRQLGTRVLAMYSRILCEKGNMNHIKKFARTVTNKWLLYLLADDDAEVVIHGCRILARLLVSHGSSYTSKFAGKSGGFIIMANKLKRFWANPKLWPICFSILFGYDAANISMDQGIDKTSLLNLFSKRKVAYPESLVIVTSMLQHGLKDVMKQQDDGDSRKKDNGTNEAGSRVSDPSIAMDCKVTNLDETDSPMAEPQVLLGVLQFLQELHERSPDFRDFAISSDWMRMLLNAVYPCIVSTDAVTPEVELNSRDSALTFDGSDVIICPMGRGSAPAPIVRTSSVDVLPSPQSTPPKGTPLRRASSFVLLTAQQANQSRQQDLERHSQRPNETADANSGVPALEGMLELVLQVFLDQVWNRKDFSGFALFTKVPPGFQEHQAYFESYLLKKILGKAMDRIHLNQKSLCEPRLLTNISRLCAQMSEAIFEGWFIDGAEVMIDFIGSNLEYLQRPDVANLKSVRLCSQAVSTIRSCLLRIILLKLSDLENARVTEKEAKDFMNKLGYWQMSILECFGHDDEYFRLFWYQLYMKLIDGKTAIRIAAANFLRIVMVQKPSESTALIRSCMTPDQRQLSQDFQKLTEVDDETFVLWVDKHRPSLDKLFFGNIAKTWEDFVSVENQRTGDSARGRLAKRKEKLKSWHSEGVNAGKTILNHDIGNTAWMKSIFNSEYYKYQRLLQDQQDDMAYLGAAYRRMEKDLRRPGAVFSEPTILKWKLDRTEGRNRMRLRLLPDSSGIDEKYQSKGKAMEAASVPLRVNTTVNTAVSANTTPSRTSSSANLTSGNDDVAPVESDSASGKQDQGLMTEDDFELVDDPNEPIDGEDTFEDKNRKVMRRLEHGDQVQAAYNMSRITGLEACEGILIVGKDALYMMDNVFQCASGDIVNVWQAPPEERDPFTMVVTGTKTLEKRQNAGMRDQDSRHWKWQDVISFSKRRFLFRDVAIEIFFTDGRSYLLTMLNSGVRDTVYGKLLNKAPHTSTTNALPNPEDAWRLEGLKTFDESPQGFGAGLGSRIGTLFNSAPSNPIVKRWQRGEVSNFHYLMMVNTMAGRTFNDLTQYPVFPWILADYTSEDLDLEDPATFRDLSKPMGAQTQARVPGFAETYSALKEIGQTPFHYGTHYSSAMIVSSYLIRLPPFVQSYLLVQGDSFDHADRLFQSIGDAWTSASSKNKTDVRELIPEFFCLPEFLTNINGYDFGRKQSTGARVDHVKLPPWAKGDPKIFIAKHREALESPYVSENLHHWIDLVFGCKQRGEAAVENLNVFHHLSYGGASDLDRITDANERAITAGVIHNFGQTPHQVFNKPHPAREYTQCPIRRLDTSIFSLTCLPRPLLESHERVASLIYAPKLDRLLCASAFRLNFAPYDKFLEWGYADSSIRFFFSDNRKPAGLFENLHTGQISCACFADSKTLITAGEDCVVSVYTVHTAPGKPVELVPRSSVFGHKTLVTAIAVSKAFSTFVTASADGQAFLWDLNQLTFIRKLPLVRLVECAAMNNVSGEVLLCSGPNILLYTLNGTLILDQNVCTEQDDYVQSCAFYEGAGNEWLENCLIFTGHSRGRVNVWRKCVLGGKWTLELLRRLDHVDFKSDTQDNTDAGITCIAPMPTCLYTGDEDGRVFEWNFGRGDR, encoded by the exons ATGTCGTCCCAACCCCGACGTTATCGGTCATCGACCGCGGCATCGGCTCCCACGACGTCAAAATCTTTCGAAGTCTTGCGCAACCTCCTCGATAGCTTTTCTAGTGCCGCCTCCTCGTACGCCGAGAACGGCTATCCCGATATAAATAGACTTGTCAAACCTTTGAGAGACATAAACCAGCATGTGTCCGCGTCAAAATCGCCAGCTCTGCAAGATGACTTTCGACATGCCCGTGGTTTCGACGTCCTGCTCGATGTTTTGCGCGCATTTTCAGGCTTTTACGATCCTCAGAAACGAAGCGAGCAAGAAATGATGTTGTTGTTTAGACTTTTGGGCGCTATTCTCAAGGTACTTTCTTCGGCGTTGCGCAATCATTCTGGCAATAGAAGGTTCTTTCGATATCgtgttgctggcggtggATGGGAGGCTCTTGAGCAAGCTATTGCCAGTATTGGCTTGGGAGGTGCTGAACCAGACCCATGGGTTAGCTGCCATATCTTTGGAAAACTCCTCGCATttgcccttgatgacgaagcaTTGGATCTACTTTGCCAGTCCATTGCAAAGGCATTACGCCCCGATGCGGAAacgacaccaccagacacctccGCCAAGGATGAAGACCAAGAAAAGCTTCCGTccgaggatggtgatgagcagTGGGACCTGGTTCTGGCTCGGTCGGTTGAGAATATTGGTCCTAGTGTACGAGAAATCGTCAAACCTACGTCCGTAATACGGTACCCTGAAATCCTTCGAGCAGTTGTCAGCTTTTGGATGGCTATCCCTCGGTCGACAAACTCACCCGCCACACCGAGCTCTGTTTTTGTTCTCGAAACAATCCTGTGTGCCATTTCGGACTCAATATACAACCGAGCTGCAGTTCACTCAACTGGTGTCTTGTCACAATTTCTCCATGCATCCTTTGGCGAAGGCGTGTGTCTGGCTCCTCCAGAGCGTGAACGACTGTTAGCTATTTGCAAATTGCTCATGTTTCTCGGAGTCAACCAGCCTGCAGATACACAGTTTCTGCTTTCTGCTCCTGGGTCCGCAGCTGCCGACTTTTGTCTGGAAATGATGTCTAAGTATGCTGGCCCACCATTCTTTCAATTCGATCTCTCTTTGCATGGCCACTCATCTCTTGAATTATCTACTCTTGGCCGGCCATTTCCTCCCCAATCGACAGCTGGCTACACTTTTACTGCCTGGATACGCGTTGAAAATTTTGATCCGACAGCTCACACCACAttatttggtgtttttgacACATCTCAGACATGCTTTGTGCTCATGTACCTTGAGCGTGACACCCACAACTTCATTTTACAGACGTCAGTGTACTCAAACAAGCCCAGTGTGAGGTTCAAATCTGTATCCTTCTGTGAAAAGAGGTGGTACCATATCGCAATTGTGCATCGACGGCCGAAAAccatgacgacgagcaaGGCATCCTTGTACGTCAATGGAGAATTCACAGAACAAATTCGCTGCAACTATCCTCTGACGCCACCTCTCTCCAATGATAATAATGAAAGCTTCGCATCCTTCAACTCGAATCACAACAAGACAAACCCAGTTCAAGCATTTTTGGGAACTCCGCTGGAGTTATCTGGCAAGGCCGGCCCAGGACGCGTACTTTCGAGATGGTCGCTGGCGTCGGCACACCTGTTCGAAGATGTTCTCAGTGATGATTACTTGGCTGTGCATTATGGACTGGGTCCAAGATACCAAGGCAATTACCAAGACAGCCTGGGCGGCTTCCAAACTTACGAAACGTCTGCTACGCTCGGCCTTCGCAATGAAATCACCCATCCTGGGAAAGACGAAAACTCAGACATTTTGCGCGCAGTTCGAGATAAGGCTAGTACACTTCTTCCAGAGTCCAAAGTCATGTTGAGCATTCTCCCTTCCGCCACGTTCCCGGAAAACGTCCAGTATCTGGATACTGGCCTGCTGCGATCTTTGCCACGCATCTCAACGAGGAATTTGTTCCGTATATCGAGTCAAGAAGGCGCGCCATTGGCAATTAATTGCGCGGTGCCCAGCCTCCCAGACGCATTGTTTAGGGCACAAGGCATGGCGTCGTTCCGTGGGACTCCAATTGTTGCTGTCCCATCGTATCTCGACGAGAATCTCTGGAGGCTTGCTGGGTTTACTCCGCTGGCACTAAAATTATTAGAACGGGCGACCACGGTTGATGAGACTGTCAGAGCTATTGAGATCATGTTTCACTGTATCCGCAAGAGTTGGCGGAACAGTGAAGCTATGGAACGAGACAATGGCTACGGTATTCTTGGCATGCTTCTGCGGTTCAAAATCGGCTATGGCACGCAAATAGCAGGGGAACCTGCCGCATCTCGATTGTTAATCTCGAATGAGGACCGCGATAGCCTGCTGTTTCGTATTCTGAGCCTTGTCCTCGGCTTTGTGGGCTACAATCATGCGGAACCCATTGATTCTTTTATTGTTAACCCATTAGCGTACCGAATCTTGCTCATTGACCTCGATATTTGGAGGAAATCAGCACCTCGTATCCAAGAGCTCTACTATAAACAATTCCTGACATTTGCGGTAAATAGCAAGCATCACGAATTCAACAGTCGGCGCTTGACACGAATGC GAATTGTAAAGCGACTGCTAGACGCCATGAAAGGCGAGGCGGTTTCTGAGGATGTCGTGACTCACTTCATGCTGGCCTTTGATATACTAGTCAAATCGAATCTAAGCCAGGAAGTTATGCGATCACTCTCCTTGTTCATTACATATGCTTTCCACACTCCACCGGCATCAAATCCTCGCACTCCCAAAGCTTCAGCTTCCATTTCCCGACCAACAACGCCAGGCGCTCTGAAGAAGAGCTTTGTGGACCCTTTGAGGGTGGCAACACCACTTGCTGGTACCAAATTCCTGACTAGGCGACAGCTTGGTACACGGGTATTGGCTATGTACTCCCGCATTCTATGCGAAAAGGGAAACATGAACCATATTAAGAAGTTTGCAAGAACTGTAACAAATAAG TGGCTACTGTACCTCCTCGCCGACGATGATGCCGAAGTCGTCATACATGGCTGTAGAATTTTGGCCAGACTTTTGGTTTCCCATGGGTCCAGCTACACGTCAAAATTTGCTGGGAAATCTGGTGGATTCATAATCATGGCCAATAAATTGAAGCGATTCTGGGCCAACCCCAAGTTATGGCCAATCTGCTTCAGCATTTTATTTGGCTATGACGCTGCCAACATCAGTATGGATCAAGGCATTGACAAAACTTCGCTCCTTAATCTTTTCTCGAAGCGAAAAGTAGCGTATCCAGAGTCCCTTGTGATTGTAACGTCAATGCTTCAGCATGGTCTGAAGGATGTGATGAAGcagcaagatgatggtgattCACGGAAAAAGGATAACGGTACCAATGAAGCAGGAAGCCGAGTATCAGACCCTTCAATAGCAATGGACTGCAAAG TTACCAACTTGGATGAAACTGACAGCCCAATGGCGGAACCACAAGTTTTGCTTGGGGTGCTGCAGTTTCTTCAGGAGCTACATGAACGATCCCCTGACTTTCGAGACTTTGCAATCTCTTCCGACTGGATGCGGATGCTGCTCAATGCGGTGTACCCGTGCATCGTAAGCACCGATGCGGTCACGCCAGAAGTTGAGCTAAACTCGCGAGATTCGGCTCTCACGTTTGACGGCAGCGATGTTATCATTTGCCCTATGGGGCGAGGATCTGCTCCGGCACCAATCGTCAGAACCAGTAGTGTCGATGTGTTGCCATCGCCACAGTCGACTCCTCCCAAAGGTACACCACTGCGCCGCGCCTCATCCTTTGTGCTGCTCACGGCTCAGCAAGCAAACCAAAGCCGCCAGCAAGATTTGGAACGGCATTCACAGCGACCAAATGAAACGGCTGACGCTAACTCAGGCGTTCCTGCCCTAGAAGGGATGCTGGAGCTTGTTCTCCAGGTGTTCTTGGACCAAGTCTGGAACAGAAAGGACTTTTCCGGATTCGCCCTGTTCACAAAGGTTCCGCCGGGCTTCCAAGAGCATCAGGCATATTTTGAATCCTATCTTTTGAAGAAGATCTTGGGAAAAGCCATGGACAGAATACATCTCAACCAAAAATCACTGTGCGAGCCTCGTCTCTTAACCAATATCTCACGACTTTGCGCCCAAATGTCGGAGGCAATTTTTGAAGGCTGGTTCATTGACGGGGCAGAGGTCATGATTGACTTCATTGGCTCGAACCTCGAATACTTACAACGGCCAGACGTTGCGAACCTCAAGAGCGTTCGCTTATGTAGCCAGGCAGTGTCTACCATCCGAAGCTGCCTGCTCAGAATCATTCTGCTGAAGCTGTCGGACTTGGAAAACGCTCGGGTCACTGAAAAAGAGGCCAAAGACTTTATGAATAAGCTGGGATATTGGCAAATGTCTATCCTTGAGTGTTTTGGTCATGATGACGAATATTTCAGATTATTTTGGTACCAGCTGTACATGAAACTCATTGATGGCAAGACAGCCATCAGAATTGCAGCGGCCAACTTTCTCAGGATTGTCATGGTACAAAAGCCATCAGAGTCGACGGCTCTTATTCGATCATGCATGACTCCGGACCAACGACAACTCTCGCAAGATTTCCAGAAGCTCACAGAagtggatgatgagacttTTGTCCTCTGGGTGGACAAACACCGACCGTCACTCGACAAACTATTCTTTGGGAACATTGCTAAAACTTGGGAAGACTTTGTCAGTGTTGAGAATCAACGAACTGGCGATAGCGCCAGGGGTAGGCTTGCTAAGCGTAAGGAAAAACTGAAGTCTTGGCATTCTGAAGGTGTTAACGCGGGAAAAACAATTCTCAATCACGATATTGGCAACACTGCCTGGATGAAGAGCATATTTAATTCCGAGTACTATAAGTACCAAAGACTCCTGCAGGACCAGCAAGATGACATGGCCTATTTAGGAGCTGCCTATCGCAGGATGGAGAAAGATTTGAGACGTCCGGGTGCTGTCTTTAGCGAGCCTACCATTTTGAAGTGGAAGCTTGATAGAACTGAAGGCCGAAACCGAATGAGGTTACGACTTCTGCCAGACTCCTCCGGGATTGATGAGAAGTATCAATCCAAGGGCAAAGCGATGGAAGCCGCCTCTGTCCCCCTTCGTGTGAACACAACTGTTAACACCGCGGTGTCGGCCAATACTACACCGAGCCGCACGTCGTCGTCTGCGAATCTTACTAGTGGGAATGACGACGTGGCACCTGTGGAATCTGACTCTGCATCAGGCAAGCAAGACCAAGGGTTGATGACGGAGGACGATTTTGAGCTCGTGGACGATCCCAACGAACCAATTGACGGAGAAGATACATTTGAAGACAAGAATCGAAAGGTCATGCGACGTCTAGAGCATGGAGATCAAGTTCAGGCGGCTTACAATATGTCTCGAATCACCGGGTTGGAAGCTTGTGAAGGCATTCTTATCGTTGGTAAAGATGCCTTGTACATGATGGACAATGTCTTTCAGTGTGCCAGCGGAgacattgtcaatgtttggCAAGCACCCCCAGAGGAGCGAGACCCCTTCACCATGGTGGTTACCGGAACAAAGACACTTGAGAAACGCCAAAATGCTGGCATGCGTGATCAAGATTCACGTCATTGGAAGTGGCAAGATGTCATCAGTTTCTCCAAGCGCCGCTTTCTATTCCGAGATGTTGCTATTGAGATATTTTTCACTGACGGACGAAGTTATCTGCTTACCATGCTAAACTCTGGTGTTCGAGATACAGTGTATGGCAAGCTTCTTAACAAGGCGCCCCACACAAGCACGACTAATGCTCTGCCAAATCCTGAAGACGCTTGGAGGCTCGAAGGACTCAAGACTTTTGATGAATCTCCTCAGGGTTTTGGCGCAGGATTAGGATCGAGAATCGGTACGCTCTTCAACTCTGCGCCATCAAACCCGATTGTGAAGCGCTGGCAGAGAGGAGAGGTTTCAAACTTTCATTATCTCATGATGGTGAATACCATGGCAGGTAGAACTTTCAACGACCTGACTCAATATCCGGTATTTCCATGGATTCTCGCGGATTATACAAGCGAGGACCTCGATCTCGAGGATCCGGCAACATTCCGCGACCTATCCAAGCCCATGGGTGCCCAGACTCAAGCCCGAGTTCCAGGATTTGCCGAGACGTATAGCGCTTTAAAGGAGATTGGCCAGACCCCCTTCCACTATGGTACACATTATTCATCAGCCATGATAGTCAGCTCATACCTGATTCGATTGCCGCCTTTTGTACAGTCCTATCTCCTTGTTCAAGGAGACAGTTTTGACCACGCAGATCGACTGTTCCAGTCCATAGGCGACGCGTGGACCTCCGCATCGTCAAAAAACAAAACTGATGTCAGAGAGCTGATTCCCGAATTCTTCTGCCTACCTGAATTCCTGACTAACATTAATGGCTACGATTTCGGCcgaaagcaaagcacagGGGCCAGAGTGGATCATGTCAAGCTCCCACCGTGGGCAAAGGGAGATCCCAAGATATTCATTGCAAAGCACCGAGAAGCGTTAGAGAGTCCATATGTGAGCGAAAACTTGCACCACTGGATCGATCTCGTCTTCGGGTGTAAACAAAGAGGAGAAGCCGCTGTGGAAAATCTCAACGTGTTCCATCACCTCTCCTACGGTGGCGCGAGTGACTTGGATCGCATTACTGACGCCAATGAAAGAGCCATCACAGCAGGTGTCATTCACAATTTCGGACAAACACCGCACCAAGTGTTTAACAAACCGCATCCTGCGCGGGAGTATACGCAATGCCCAATCAGACGGCTGGACACATCCATTTTCTCGTTGACGTGTCTTCCTCGGCCATTGCTAG AGAGCCATGAACGAGTTGCGTCTCTGATATATGCCCCAAAACTCGATCGGCTATTATGCGCGTCAGCGTTCCGTTTGAACTTTGCACCCTACGACAAGTTTCTGGAATGGGGTTATGCAGATAGTAGTATCCGGTTCTTTTTCAGCGACAACCGCAAG CCCGCGGGACTATTCGAGAATCTCCATACCGGACAGATTTCTTGCGCCTGCTTTGCAGACTCCAAGACTTTAATCACTGCGGGCGAGGACTGCGTCGTGTCTGTCTACACGGTACACACAGCTCCAGGCAAACCCGTGGAACTTGTTCCGCGGTCCAGCGTGTTTGGGCACAAGACCCTGGTCACTGCTATCGCTGTCAGCAAAGCCTTTAGTACATTTGTTACGGCATCTGCGGACGGACAAGCTTTCTTATGGGACCTCAACCAACTCACATTTATCCGAAAACTCCCTCTTGTGCGGCTTGTGGAGTGCGCCGCCATGAACAATGTATCTGGAGAAGTTTTGTTATGCTCGGGACCGAACATCCTCCTGTACACCCTGAATGGTACACTCATTCTGGACCAAAACGTTTGCACAGAGCAAGATGACTATGTGCAATCTTGTGCATTTTACGAAGGTGCCGGAAACGAGTGGCTTGAGAATTGCTTAATTTTTACTGGGCACAGTAGAGGTCGAGTCAATGTTTGGAGGAAATGTGTTCTAGGAGGTAAATGGACTCTCGAGCTGCTCAGACGGTTGGACCATGTCGACTTCAAGAGCGATACACAGGACAATACAGATGCTGGGATAACCTGTATTGCTCCTATGCCCACTTGTTTGTACactggagatgaagatggtagAGTG TTTGAATGGAACTTTGGCCGGGGAGACAGATAG
- a CDS encoding protein kinase-like protein (similar to Metarhizium robertsii ARSEF 23 XP_007817153.2), with translation MLKLGYGAFATVWLARDLVEKRYVAVKVGLGSDTPHVSRETETLSQLCKTGAVKYGCQRVLKLFDTLIIEGPNGFHECLVTEVVSPLNDPGVRQYCSFEAVRQIVEGFAFLHEEGIVHGDPHIANFGIALPQLQQFKEDDITEYFANPEIVPVVPRDPAFPLNAVPPYIVPSVSIADFLTRRKAFPAASVMSIKILDFGRGAAPIAIRPPEFMLQELCHGRIGSTWSQAADIWAVGCTLYHVQFGHELSSTWGSLKDIFFRAIRFGGPAPETWLKAWTTQDGQSENSRFYGRGKIWEANRKPSGFPQDEESSDFLNLIKKMIVTNPDERSLMAVLLTDPFMRAARRKEDESI, from the exons ATGCTAAAGCTCGGGTATGGGGCATTTGCTACAGTTTGGCTGGCTCGCGACCTTGTTGAGAA ACGCTATGTTGCTGTCAAAGTCGGACTTGGATCAGATACACCCCATGTGAGCAGAGAAACCGAGACTCTGTCCCAGCTTTGTAAAACTGGAGCAGTAAAATATGGCTGCCAAAGAGTTCTTAAGCTCTTTGACACATTAATTATTGAAGGTCCAAATGGATTCCACGAGTGTTTGGTGACCGAAGTGGTCTCTCCACTCAATGATCCAGGTGTTAGGCAATATTGTTCATTTGAAGCAGTACGCCAAATTGTAGAAGGGTTTGCGTTCCTTCATGAGGAAGGCATAGTACACGGAG ATCCACACATCGCCAACTTTGGGATTGCCCTCCCCCAGCTGCAGCAATTCAAGGAAGACGATATTACGGAATACTTTGCTAATCCTGAAATCGTTCCAGTCGTTCCACGCGATCCAGCATTCCCACTGAACGCAGTACCCCCTTATATTGTGCCATCCGTATCAATCGCAGACTTTCTAACAAGAAGGAAGGCCTTCCCCGCCGCCTCGGTCATGTCTATCAAGATTCTGGACTTTGGAAGAG GCGCCGCCCCTATAGCGATTCGGCCCCCAGAATTTATGCTTCAGGAGCTGTGCCATGGCAGAATCGGCTCTACTTGGAGCCAGGCGGCTGACATTTGGGCCGTCGGATGTACG TTGTACCATGTCCAATTCGGCCACGAGCTTTCTTCGACATGGGGTTCTCTGAAAGACATTTTTTTTCGTGCCATTCGATTTGGTGGACCTGCCCCAGAAACTTGGCTCAAAGCTTGGACCACGCAAGATGGGCAATCTGAAAATT CGCGCTTCTATGGCCGAGGCAAGATTTGGGAGGCGAATCGCAAGCCGTCTGGGTTTCCACAGGATGAGGAAAGCTCGGatttcctcaacctcatcaagaaAATGATTGTGACAAACCCTGACGAACGGAGCCTGATGGCGGTGCTGTTGACCGACCCATTCATGAGAGcagcaaggaggaaggaaGATGAGAGCATATAG